Proteins encoded within one genomic window of Xylophilus sp. GOD-11R:
- a CDS encoding sulfurtransferase, giving the protein MSSILNISAYRFVALPDATALRERLLEQAMARDLRGTILLAEEGINLFLAGPPESVNGFLDHLRLDERFAGLQAKESWSAEQPFGRMLVKLKPEIIRMNHPSIRPHAGRAPAVDAATLHRWLDAGHDDDGRPVVTLDTRNAFEVDHGTFDNAIDWRIEKFTEFPGALAQHRQELAGKTVVSFCTGGIRCEKAAILMAEQGVENVFQLEGGILKYFEEVGSAHFHGGCFVFDDRRVLDPALAPLTAGEQTG; this is encoded by the coding sequence GTGAGCTCCATCCTGAATATTTCCGCCTACCGCTTCGTCGCACTGCCCGACGCCACCGCCCTGCGGGAGCGCCTGCTCGAACAAGCCATGGCGCGCGATCTGCGCGGCACCATCCTGCTGGCCGAAGAAGGCATCAATCTTTTTCTGGCCGGCCCACCCGAATCGGTGAACGGTTTTCTGGATCACCTGCGCCTGGACGAGCGCTTCGCCGGCCTCCAGGCCAAGGAAAGCTGGTCGGCCGAGCAACCCTTCGGCCGCATGCTGGTGAAGCTGAAGCCGGAAATCATCCGCATGAACCATCCGTCGATTCGCCCGCACGCCGGCCGCGCACCGGCGGTCGACGCCGCCACGCTGCACCGCTGGCTCGACGCCGGCCACGACGACGACGGCCGGCCGGTGGTCACGCTGGACACGCGCAACGCCTTCGAAGTCGACCACGGCACCTTCGACAACGCCATCGACTGGCGCATCGAAAAGTTCACCGAATTCCCCGGCGCGCTGGCACAGCATCGCCAGGAACTGGCTGGCAAGACCGTCGTGAGCTTCTGCACCGGCGGCATCCGCTGCGAGAAGGCCGCGATCCTGATGGCCGAGCAAGGCGTGGAAAACGTCTTCCAGCTCGAAGGCGGCATCCTGAAATATTTCGAGGAAGTCGGCAGCGCCCACTTCCACGGCGGCTGCTTCGTTTTCGACGACCGCCGTGTGCTCGATCCGGCACTCGCGCCCCTGACGGCCGGGGAGCAGACCGGCTGA
- the clpS gene encoding ATP-dependent Clp protease adapter ClpS: protein MKFMATKPPTTPPVAPGSTPTTTREDGDSVVLERRTQKVQPPQMYQVVMLNDDYTPMEFVVMVIQEYFSKDREQATQIMLKIHLDGKGVCGVYSRDVAATKVDQVMDAAGKAGHPLQCVSEPVE from the coding sequence ATGAAATTCATGGCGACCAAGCCCCCTACCACCCCGCCCGTGGCCCCGGGCTCCACGCCCACGACCACGCGTGAAGACGGCGACTCGGTAGTCCTGGAGCGGCGCACACAGAAAGTGCAGCCGCCGCAGATGTACCAGGTCGTCATGCTCAATGACGACTACACCCCGATGGAGTTTGTCGTGATGGTGATCCAGGAGTACTTCAGCAAGGATCGCGAGCAGGCGACGCAGATCATGCTCAAGATCCATCTCGACGGAAAAGGCGTCTGCGGCGTGTACTCGCGCGACGTCGCCGCCACCAAGGTCGACCAGGTGATGGACGCGGCTGGCAAAGCCGGACATCCCCTGCAGTGCGTCAGTGAACCGGTTGAATAA
- the dnaE gene encoding DNA polymerase III subunit alpha: MFVHLRLHTEFSVVDGTNRIDDVVKAAAADGQPALAITDLNNLFGAVKFYKAARGKGVKPLIGAEIFLEGLGADAAALSRVIVLVQSWKGYLNLSELLARAWTTNVVKAQAVCKLAWLRELNDGMILLAGAQAGPVGQALVRGDESTATDFALQLAGIFPHRFYLEIQRAGRTDDEAHTVAAVQLAARLALPVVATQPVQFTEVDDYEAHEARVCISEGEILGNQRRVRKFTREQFFKSAVQMEALFADVPSAIANTVEIARRCSIVLDLGKPQLPDFPTPGGMPMADYFRVASFEGLEVRLEHLYPDAARRDAERPRYVERLEFEINTILKMGFPGYFLIVGDFINWAKNNGCPVGPGRGSGAGSLVAYALKITDLDPLEYNLLFERFLNPERVSMPDFDIDFCQGNRDRVIDYVKQKYGREAVSQIATFGTMAARAAIRDVGRVLDMSYTFCDGISKLIPNKPGQHITIAGALEVEPVLAERLAKEEDVRTLLELAQKLEGMTRNIGMHAGGVLIAPGKLTDFCPLYQQPGSDSAVSQYDKDDVEAIGLVKFDFLGLATLTILEIAREFIVKRHKGQEKFAYENIPLDDAGTYRLFADGKTEAVFQFESRGMQGMLRDAKPTRLEDLIALNALYRPGPMDLIPSFVARKHGREVVEYPHPMVAEMLSETYGIMVYQEQVMQTAQILGGYSLGGADLLRRAMGKKKIEEMAMHREIFRKGAAVNGISQEKADEIFDLMEKFAGYGFNKSHAAAYSLLAYHTGWLKVHFRAEFYCANMTVEMDDTDKLRVLFEDAQKLGMTFEPPDVNRGNYRFEPVSNTVIRYGLGAVKGTGQSAIEAVVAAREEGGAFTSLFDFCNRVDRQRINKRTVEALIKAGAFDSIQQNRASLVASIDRAFEYGAAQAANVHQGGLFDMADDGHGSSTQEPDLVAARPWGIKERLVFEKTAVGFYLSGHLFDEVSREVRQFVRREIGDLVDSREPVTLAGIITELRVINGQRGKLGLMKLDDKSGVIEATADEAVLNANRNLLKDDEMVIITGKLQPDRFTGGVRLKVEQVMDLASARCRFGKFLRVAVNGKAPDIQRIVRDFPPVKEVSEHGEIVRGLEVRLAVRREAGSMEVGVDLKLDERSRFFPTDAALSSWMAQAEQGKAVIVYE; the protein is encoded by the coding sequence ATGTTCGTTCACCTCCGCCTGCACACCGAGTTCTCCGTCGTCGACGGCACCAACCGAATCGACGACGTGGTCAAGGCCGCCGCCGCCGACGGCCAGCCCGCTCTGGCCATCACCGATCTCAATAACCTCTTCGGAGCGGTCAAGTTCTACAAGGCCGCGCGCGGCAAGGGCGTCAAGCCGCTCATCGGGGCGGAAATCTTTCTGGAAGGGCTGGGCGCCGATGCCGCCGCGCTGTCGCGGGTGATCGTGCTGGTGCAGTCGTGGAAGGGCTATCTCAACCTGTCCGAACTGCTGGCGCGCGCCTGGACGACCAACGTGGTCAAGGCCCAGGCCGTCTGCAAGCTGGCCTGGTTGCGTGAGCTCAACGACGGGATGATCCTGCTCGCGGGTGCGCAGGCCGGGCCGGTCGGCCAGGCGCTGGTGCGTGGCGACGAGTCGACCGCCACCGATTTCGCGCTGCAGCTGGCGGGCATCTTCCCGCATCGCTTCTATCTGGAGATCCAGCGCGCCGGCCGCACCGACGACGAGGCGCACACCGTGGCTGCGGTGCAGCTCGCTGCGCGGCTCGCGCTGCCGGTGGTGGCGACGCAGCCGGTGCAGTTCACCGAGGTCGACGACTACGAGGCGCACGAGGCACGGGTCTGCATTTCCGAAGGCGAGATCCTCGGCAACCAGCGCCGGGTGCGCAAGTTCACCCGCGAGCAGTTCTTCAAGAGCGCCGTGCAGATGGAAGCGCTGTTCGCCGACGTGCCGAGCGCCATCGCCAACACGGTAGAGATCGCGCGGCGCTGCAGCATCGTGCTCGACCTGGGCAAGCCGCAGCTGCCCGACTTTCCCACGCCCGGCGGCATGCCGATGGCCGATTACTTCCGGGTGGCATCCTTCGAAGGGCTGGAGGTGCGGCTGGAGCACCTCTACCCCGACGCGGCCCGGCGCGACGCCGAGCGGCCGCGCTACGTGGAGCGGCTGGAGTTCGAGATCAACACCATCCTGAAGATGGGGTTCCCGGGTTACTTCCTGATCGTGGGCGACTTCATCAACTGGGCCAAGAACAACGGCTGCCCGGTGGGGCCGGGCCGGGGCTCGGGTGCGGGTTCGCTGGTGGCCTACGCGCTCAAGATCACCGACCTGGACCCGCTCGAATACAACCTGCTCTTCGAGCGCTTCCTGAACCCGGAGCGGGTGTCGATGCCCGACTTCGACATCGACTTCTGCCAGGGCAACCGCGACCGCGTCATCGACTACGTGAAGCAGAAGTACGGTCGCGAGGCGGTGAGCCAGATCGCGACCTTCGGCACCATGGCCGCGCGCGCGGCCATCCGCGACGTGGGCCGGGTGCTCGACATGAGCTACACCTTCTGCGACGGCATCAGCAAGTTGATTCCCAACAAGCCGGGGCAGCACATCACGATCGCCGGCGCGCTGGAGGTGGAGCCGGTCCTCGCGGAACGCCTGGCCAAGGAAGAGGACGTGCGCACGCTGCTGGAGCTGGCGCAGAAGCTCGAAGGCATGACCCGCAACATCGGCATGCACGCCGGCGGCGTGCTGATCGCGCCGGGCAAGCTCACCGACTTCTGCCCGCTCTACCAGCAGCCGGGCAGCGATTCGGCCGTGAGCCAGTACGACAAGGACGACGTGGAGGCGATCGGCCTGGTCAAGTTCGACTTCCTGGGCTTGGCGACCCTGACCATTCTGGAAATTGCGCGCGAGTTCATCGTCAAGCGCCACAAGGGCCAGGAAAAGTTCGCCTACGAAAACATTCCGCTCGACGACGCCGGCACCTACCGGCTGTTTGCAGACGGCAAGACCGAGGCGGTGTTCCAGTTCGAATCCCGTGGCATGCAGGGCATGTTGCGCGACGCCAAGCCCACGCGCCTGGAAGACCTGATCGCCCTGAACGCGCTCTATCGGCCGGGTCCGATGGACCTGATCCCCAGCTTCGTGGCGCGCAAGCACGGGCGCGAGGTGGTCGAATACCCGCATCCGATGGTGGCCGAGATGCTGTCGGAAACCTACGGGATCATGGTCTACCAGGAGCAGGTCATGCAGACCGCCCAGATCCTGGGCGGCTACTCGCTGGGCGGCGCCGACTTGCTGCGCCGCGCGATGGGCAAGAAGAAGATCGAAGAAATGGCGATGCACCGCGAGATCTTCCGAAAGGGAGCGGCGGTCAACGGCATTTCGCAGGAAAAGGCCGACGAGATCTTCGACCTGATGGAGAAGTTCGCCGGCTACGGCTTCAACAAGTCGCACGCGGCCGCTTACTCGCTGCTGGCTTATCACACCGGCTGGCTGAAGGTGCATTTCCGGGCGGAGTTCTACTGCGCCAACATGACGGTGGAAATGGACGACACCGACAAGCTGCGCGTGTTGTTCGAAGACGCGCAGAAGCTCGGCATGACCTTCGAGCCGCCGGACGTCAACCGCGGCAACTACCGCTTCGAGCCGGTCAGCAACACGGTCATCCGTTACGGTCTCGGCGCCGTCAAGGGCACCGGCCAGTCGGCCATCGAGGCGGTGGTGGCGGCGCGGGAGGAGGGCGGTGCGTTCACCAGCCTGTTCGACTTCTGCAACCGGGTCGACCGGCAGCGCATCAACAAGCGCACGGTCGAGGCGCTGATCAAGGCCGGCGCCTTCGACTCCATCCAGCAGAACCGGGCCTCGCTCGTCGCCTCCATCGACCGGGCCTTCGAATACGGCGCGGCGCAGGCGGCCAACGTGCACCAGGGCGGATTGTTCGACATGGCCGACGACGGCCATGGTTCCAGCACCCAGGAGCCCGACCTCGTGGCCGCGCGGCCGTGGGGTATCAAGGAGCGGCTGGTCTTCGAGAAGACGGCGGTCGGTTTCTATCTGTCCGGCCATCTGTTCGACGAGGTGTCGCGCGAGGTGCGGCAGTTCGTGCGGCGCGAGATCGGCGATCTGGTCGACAGCCGTGAGCCGGTCACGCTGGCGGGCATCATCACCGAGCTGCGGGTGATCAACGGCCAGCGTGGCAAGCTGGGGTTGATGAAGCTCGACGACAAATCGGGCGTGATCGAGGCCACTGCCGACGAGGCGGTGCTCAATGCCAACCGCAATCTGCTCAAGGACGACGAGATGGTCATCATCACCGGCAAGCTGCAACCCGACCGGTTTACCGGCGGCGTGCGGCTGAAGGTGGAGCAGGTGATGGACCTGGCCAGTGCGCGTTGCCGCTTCGGCAAGTTCCTACGCGTGGCGGTCAACGGCAAGGCGCCCGATATTCAGCGTATCGTGCGTGACTTCCCGCCGGTCAAGGAAGTGTCCGAGCACGGCGAAATCGTACGCGGGCTGGAAGTTCGGCTGGCGGTTCGGCGCGAAGCGGGGAGCATGGAAGTGGGTGTTGACCTCAAGCTCGACGAGCGCTCGCGTTTCTTCCCGACCGATGCCGCCTTGTCGAGCTGGATGGCCCAGGCCGAACAGGGAAAGGCCGTGATCGTGTATGAATGA
- the clpA gene encoding ATP-dependent Clp protease ATP-binding subunit ClpA: MIAQELEVSLHMAFVEARQQRHEFITVEHLLLALLDNPSAAEVLRACSANIDDLRKSLANFIKDNTPQVAGTDEVDTQPTLGFQRVIQRAIMHVQSTGNGKKEVTGANVLVAIFGEKDSHAVYYLHQQGVTRLDVVNFIAHGIKKGEPPEPTKSGEPQAESEEAQAEKNEKASPLEQFTVNLNQQAREGKIDPLIGREYEVERVIQILCRRRKNNPLLVGEAGVGKTAIAEGLAWRITQKDVPEILADSQVYSLDMGALLAGTKYRGDFEQRLKGVLKSLKDKPNAVLFIDEIHTLIGAGAASGGTLDASNLLKPALSSGQLKCIGATTFQEYRGIFEKDAALSRRFQKVDVVEPTVEQTVEILKGLKSRFEEHHSVKYATTALQAAAELSAKYINDRHLPDKAIDVIDEAGAAQRILPPSKRKKTITKAEVEEIVAKIARIPPANVSNDDRSKLATIERDLKSVVFGQDKALEVLASSVKMARSGLGKGDKPIGAFLFSGPTGVGKTEAAKQLAYIMGIELIRFDMSEYMERHAVSRLIGAPPGYVGFDQGGLLTEAITKKPHCVLLLDEIEKAHPDIFNVLLQVMDHGTLTDNNGRKADFRNVILVMTTNAGAETMNKATIGFTNPRVAGDEMADIKRIFTPEFRNRLDAIVNFKPLDENVILRVVDKFLLQLEQQLAEKKVEVTFTDVLRKHLAKKGFDPLMGARPMQRLIQDTIRRALADELLFGRLTEGGRLTVDLEDPEAEKPEVKLDITPLPKRERGQKSEPAEPEEATAD, from the coding sequence ATGATTGCCCAGGAACTGGAAGTCAGCTTGCATATGGCCTTCGTGGAGGCCCGTCAGCAACGCCATGAGTTCATCACCGTGGAGCATCTGCTGCTCGCGCTGCTGGACAACCCGAGCGCCGCAGAAGTCCTGCGCGCCTGCTCGGCCAATATCGACGACCTGCGCAAGTCGCTGGCCAATTTCATCAAGGACAACACCCCGCAGGTCGCAGGCACCGACGAGGTGGACACGCAGCCCACGCTGGGCTTCCAGCGTGTGATCCAGCGCGCCATCATGCATGTGCAGTCCACCGGCAACGGCAAGAAGGAAGTGACCGGCGCCAACGTGCTGGTGGCGATCTTCGGCGAGAAGGACTCGCACGCCGTCTACTACCTGCACCAGCAGGGCGTGACCCGGCTCGACGTGGTGAACTTCATCGCCCACGGCATCAAGAAGGGCGAGCCGCCGGAGCCGACCAAGTCCGGCGAGCCGCAGGCCGAGAGCGAGGAAGCCCAGGCCGAGAAGAACGAGAAGGCATCACCGCTGGAGCAGTTCACGGTCAACCTCAACCAGCAGGCCCGCGAAGGCAAGATCGATCCGTTGATCGGCCGCGAATACGAGGTCGAGCGGGTCATCCAGATCCTGTGCCGCCGGCGCAAGAACAACCCGCTGCTGGTCGGCGAAGCCGGCGTCGGCAAGACCGCCATCGCCGAGGGCCTGGCATGGCGCATCACCCAGAAGGACGTGCCGGAAATTCTGGCCGACTCCCAGGTGTATTCGCTCGACATGGGCGCGCTGCTGGCCGGCACCAAATATCGTGGCGACTTCGAGCAGCGTCTCAAGGGCGTGCTCAAGTCTCTCAAGGACAAGCCGAACGCCGTGCTGTTCATCGACGAGATCCACACCCTCATCGGTGCGGGTGCTGCTTCGGGCGGCACGCTCGACGCGTCCAATCTGCTCAAGCCCGCGCTGTCGTCGGGCCAACTGAAGTGCATCGGCGCGACCACGTTCCAGGAATACCGTGGCATCTTCGAGAAGGATGCGGCCCTGTCGCGTCGTTTCCAGAAGGTCGACGTGGTCGAGCCGACGGTCGAGCAAACGGTCGAGATCCTCAAGGGCCTCAAGTCGCGCTTCGAGGAACACCACAGCGTGAAGTACGCCACCACGGCGCTGCAGGCTGCTGCCGAACTGTCGGCCAAGTACATCAATGACCGCCATCTGCCCGACAAGGCGATCGACGTGATCGACGAGGCCGGTGCGGCCCAGCGGATCCTTCCGCCGAGCAAGCGCAAGAAGACCATCACCAAGGCCGAGGTCGAGGAGATCGTCGCCAAGATCGCGCGTATTCCGCCTGCCAACGTCAGCAACGACGACCGCAGCAAGCTGGCCACCATCGAGCGCGACCTCAAGAGCGTGGTGTTCGGCCAGGACAAGGCACTCGAAGTGCTGGCGTCGTCCGTCAAGATGGCGCGTTCCGGCCTGGGCAAGGGCGACAAGCCGATCGGCGCGTTTCTGTTCAGCGGGCCGACCGGTGTCGGCAAGACCGAAGCGGCCAAGCAGCTTGCCTACATCATGGGCATCGAGCTGATCCGCTTCGACATGTCGGAGTACATGGAGCGCCACGCGGTCAGCCGCCTGATCGGCGCGCCTCCGGGCTATGTCGGTTTCGACCAGGGTGGCCTGCTCACCGAGGCCATCACCAAGAAGCCGCATTGCGTGCTGCTGCTCGACGAAATCGAGAAGGCGCATCCGGACATCTTCAACGTGCTGCTGCAGGTCATGGACCACGGCACGCTGACCGACAACAACGGACGCAAGGCCGACTTCCGCAACGTCATCCTGGTCATGACGACCAATGCCGGTGCCGAGACCATGAACAAGGCCACCATCGGATTCACCAATCCGCGAGTGGCAGGCGATGAAATGGCCGACATCAAGCGGATTTTCACGCCCGAGTTCCGGAACCGGCTCGACGCGATCGTCAACTTCAAGCCGCTCGACGAGAACGTCATCCTGCGGGTGGTAGACAAGTTCCTGCTGCAGCTCGAACAGCAGCTGGCCGAGAAGAAGGTCGAGGTAACCTTCACCGACGTGTTGCGCAAGCATCTGGCCAAGAAGGGCTTCGATCCGCTCATGGGGGCCCGCCCGATGCAGCGGCTGATCCAGGACACCATCCGTCGCGCCCTGGCCGACGAGTTGCTGTTCGGACGGTTGACCGAAGGCGGCCGTCTCACGGTCGACCTGGAGGATCCGGAAGCAGAGAAGCCGGAGGTCAAGCTCGACATCACGCCGTTGCCCAAGCGGGAACGTGGCCAGAAGTCGGAGCCGGCGGAACCCGAAGAGGCAACCGCCGACTGA
- a CDS encoding MDR family MFS transporter translates to MSSAAPHSATPQPQVFSPAERRTTMAALMIVFLLCALDQTIVSTAMPRIVSQLLGLDLYAWVTTAYLLASTVMVPIYGKLSDIYGRKPVLVVGIVIFIAGSGLCGLAGEFGSLPLLGGGMVQLIAFRAVQGLGGAALVTSAFTVIADLYPPRERARLGGVFGSVFGLASVLGPLLGGFFTDLESVQVLGREIAGWRWIFYINLPLAAAALFMIVFKMPALTHRTGGRIDFAGAALLLLTFIPFLLALSWGGTRGWGSAPVTGLFVLGGVAFVALLLVESRVSNPIVALSLFRNRTFATAGLASCLIFMAFMGLVAFLPLLIQLGQSLPATTSGLVMLPLTLGLIASASVSGLLVSRIGRYKAVMVGGAAVTALAAFLLSRLPADAGVWGLVWRVALLGIGLGPAQSVFNLVMQNAVSRHQVGVATSAGQFFRQVGSTIGVAVCGAVLTHQLAVGGASEAAPVVADAPVVHSLTLAELERMAIAAPGAPGSAGLDAAMRAQVTDAVKNVIGVGTLICLLALLTTFFVTELPLRSATERRRD, encoded by the coding sequence ATGTCTTCCGCCGCGCCGCACTCCGCCACCCCGCAGCCCCAGGTCTTCAGCCCCGCCGAGCGGCGCACGACGATGGCCGCGCTGATGATCGTCTTCCTGCTGTGCGCGCTGGACCAGACCATCGTCTCCACCGCGATGCCGCGCATCGTGAGCCAGCTCTTGGGCCTCGACCTCTACGCCTGGGTGACCACCGCCTACCTGCTGGCCTCCACCGTGATGGTGCCGATCTACGGCAAGCTGTCCGATATCTACGGCCGCAAGCCGGTGCTGGTGGTGGGCATCGTCATTTTCATCGCCGGCTCGGGCCTGTGCGGGCTGGCGGGCGAGTTCGGATCGCTGCCGCTGCTCGGCGGCGGCATGGTGCAGCTCATCGCCTTCCGGGCGGTGCAGGGGCTGGGTGGCGCTGCGCTGGTGACCTCGGCGTTCACGGTGATCGCCGATCTCTATCCGCCGCGCGAACGTGCCCGACTCGGCGGCGTGTTCGGATCGGTCTTCGGCCTGGCGAGCGTGCTCGGCCCCTTGCTCGGCGGCTTCTTCACCGACCTGGAGTCTGTGCAGGTGCTCGGTCGCGAGATCGCCGGCTGGCGCTGGATCTTCTACATCAACCTGCCGCTGGCGGCGGCCGCGCTGTTCATGATCGTCTTCAAGATGCCGGCGCTCACGCATCGCACCGGCGGGCGCATCGACTTCGCCGGGGCGGCGTTGTTGCTGCTGACCTTCATTCCTTTCCTGCTGGCCTTGAGCTGGGGTGGCACGCGCGGCTGGGGCTCGGCGCCGGTGACCGGTCTGTTCGTGCTGGGCGGCGTGGCCTTCGTCGCGCTGTTGTTGGTGGAGTCGCGGGTGAGCAACCCGATCGTGGCCCTGTCGCTGTTCCGCAATCGCACTTTCGCAACCGCCGGACTGGCGTCCTGCCTGATCTTCATGGCCTTCATGGGGCTGGTCGCGTTTCTGCCCTTGCTGATCCAGCTCGGCCAAAGCCTGCCGGCAACGACCAGCGGATTGGTGATGCTGCCCCTGACGCTGGGTTTGATCGCCTCGGCCTCGGTCAGTGGCCTGCTGGTGAGCCGCATCGGCCGCTATAAGGCGGTGATGGTGGGCGGAGCGGCGGTGACGGCGTTGGCCGCCTTTCTGCTGTCGCGCCTGCCGGCCGATGCGGGCGTGTGGGGCCTGGTGTGGCGGGTGGCGCTGCTCGGCATCGGCCTGGGGCCGGCGCAGAGCGTCTTCAATCTGGTGATGCAGAACGCGGTGAGCCGCCACCAGGTCGGCGTGGCGACGAGTGCCGGCCAGTTCTTCCGGCAGGTCGGCTCGACCATCGGTGTGGCGGTGTGCGGCGCGGTGCTGACGCACCAGTTGGCGGTCGGTGGCGCATCGGAGGCGGCGCCGGTGGTGGCCGATGCGCCCGTCGTGCACAGCCTCACGCTCGCCGAACTCGAACGCATGGCGATCGCGGCGCCTGGCGCACCCGGATCCGCCGGCCTGGACGCCGCCATGCGCGCTCAGGTGACCGATGCGGTCAAGAATGTGATCGGCGTCGGCACCCTGATCTGCCTGCTGGCCCTGCTCACCACTTTCTTCGTGACCGAACTACCGCTGCGCTCGGCGACGGAGCGGCGGCGCGACTAG
- a CDS encoding Hsp70 family protein gives MSATSPLAVGIDFGTSNSAVAAALPDGSGRVLAIEGEHTTLPTALFFHDEDRSTFFGREAMRHYLAGEEGRLMRSLKSLLGSSLIDERTAVLGEAVPFRDIVTRFLVELTNRAEKVLGQRPRRAVIGRPVRFVDEDDTRDAAAETALADCARRAGYQELRFELEPIAAAFDYERRIEREQRIMVVDIGGGTSDFTLVRLGPDRFAQADRRGDILATSGVHIGGTDYDRALNLARVMPLLGLGHRGPTGREVPSTVFFELATWHLIHRQSSPAAIRAARELRFSYTDRQLHQRLMEVLEGRHGHRLAHSVEAAKITASSGGHAAAIDLSAAEAGLFATIEPPELALDLSTLLNRVAECALECARRAGTMPDALYLTGGSSALQPFQAVLRKTFPEVPLVEGDLFGGVAAGLAVATRTL, from the coding sequence ATGTCAGCAACATCCCCCCTCGCGGTCGGTATCGACTTCGGCACCTCCAATTCCGCGGTTGCAGCCGCCCTGCCGGACGGCTCCGGACGGGTGCTCGCCATCGAAGGCGAACACACCACGCTGCCCACCGCGCTTTTCTTCCACGACGAAGATCGCAGCACCTTCTTCGGCCGCGAAGCCATGCGCCACTACCTGGCGGGCGAAGAAGGCCGACTGATGCGTTCGCTCAAGAGCCTGCTGGGCAGCTCGCTGATCGATGAGCGCACCGCCGTGCTGGGGGAGGCCGTGCCCTTTCGCGACATCGTCACCCGCTTCCTGGTCGAGCTGACCAATCGTGCCGAAAAAGTGCTGGGCCAACGCCCGCGCCGCGCGGTCATCGGCCGACCGGTGCGTTTTGTCGACGAAGACGACACCCGTGACGCCGCTGCCGAAACCGCCCTGGCCGACTGCGCCCGCCGCGCCGGCTACCAAGAACTGCGCTTCGAGCTCGAGCCGATCGCGGCCGCCTTCGACTACGAACGCCGCATCGAGCGCGAACAACGCATCATGGTCGTCGACATCGGCGGCGGCACTTCCGACTTCACGCTGGTGCGACTCGGCCCCGACCGTTTCGCGCAGGCCGACCGGCGCGGCGACATCCTGGCCACCTCCGGCGTACACATCGGCGGTACCGACTACGACCGGGCGCTCAACCTGGCGCGGGTCATGCCGCTGCTCGGCCTGGGCCACCGCGGCCCCACCGGCCGCGAGGTGCCGAGCACCGTCTTCTTCGAACTCGCGACCTGGCACCTGATCCACCGGCAGTCGTCGCCGGCGGCCATCCGCGCCGCGCGGGAACTGCGCTTTTCCTATACCGACCGGCAGCTGCACCAGCGGTTGATGGAAGTGCTGGAAGGTCGGCACGGCCACCGCCTGGCCCACTCGGTGGAGGCGGCGAAAATCACCGCATCGTCGGGGGGACACGCCGCAGCCATCGATCTTTCGGCCGCCGAGGCCGGCTTGTTCGCCACCATCGAGCCGCCGGAACTCGCGCTCGACCTGTCGACCCTGCTCAACCGCGTTGCCGAATGCGCGCTCGAATGCGCCCGCCGCGCCGGCACCATGCCCGACGCGCTCTATCTCACCGGCGGTTCGTCGGCGCTGCAACCGTTCCAGGCGGTACTGCGCAAGACCTTTCCCGAAGTGCCTCTGGTCGAAGGCGACCTGTTCGGCGGCGTGGCCGCCGGTCTGGCCGTGGCTACCCGTACGCTCTAG